From Apium graveolens cultivar Ventura chromosome 9, ASM990537v1, whole genome shotgun sequence, the proteins below share one genomic window:
- the LOC141686033 gene encoding uncharacterized protein LOC141686033 yields the protein MGDTLNSFNSRLNTVERRRTRRGRRFPRHGHALGKAPVVEGDTQGSGDNPRITPRRLQYSDDVEPIVELADEDTEGRERPHLGNQVVPHPHRSGRTMDERRRVENAQSQDEEGRDLSTLKKRLGIRRGGAHSAGEAPAVIPVASHSVTGNGSGARPHDQDGGRTQVRMQNNDEIPRHGQDEPRVRENIQNQNGNMPPPQPQGEGRRDPPPHPGGNQGEFQQVAEQPQQPNVQTIPGVGTFNVNDLKRLLNHLEGGRAQLPAGYRNTTNDLRFHGNSDPVEFLGRFNIEMDVYQVPDLARCRLLAATFREGAQQWFQKLGPGVITSWEQMKTLFLTQFQAAVKYTPPVTTLANVKQKEGESLTSYFKRFNAESTLVRGATDETLKILLIAGLRVGTDFWKHLQGKDPVSLADVLAQAESFKAIEQSLAETKKNDDTYNSKGRSKRRDRSPDRLTSWQSRDKKKYCDYHESTGHDTHECRHLRDEIEELIKAGHLGEWIDKVKRRRGLDDKGKDERQPPRAEDVEKTAEVKFQRAGSIRAIFGGHPFVGDSNRALERNAREARHPPLTNIHSLEDRPPKVFKGESADITFREKESRWVHHPHNDALVITMLIGAMNVHRVFLDNGSSTNILYYSTYKKLGFPDSDMYFEDAHVYGFTGEAVRVMGSVRLPVTLGEGALSVTQMIDFKVLDQDSAHNVLVGRPWLRAFRVITSIHHLMIKFPTPNGVGSLRGSQYESRDCYHKAVKEFRRRRYEGKGLPVEDVKDIHTKPGGEVHAHYFVENPGKEETNTSGNSFVMQGRISKIRSVEEVVASHTGGIMRKEVNGEKLEGRSEILQGLGDNCKVDAPQKKDAPLNEVEVDAPPNEDAPSGEKVEIEDPRDFDFDLDPRIPMPIEKTGPAEDTISIPVDKNDPSRVLKVGSQLDEEMRGGLTRFLIANLDVFAWSHSDMIGIDPEVMCHRLNILPNCKGIRQKRRPRLVNMMFKDQIGRTMEVYVDDMLVKSKVTTDHIKHLTEMFNILRRFRMKLNPQKCVFGVESGKFLGFIVNHRGIEANPAKIKALLDMKSPTNVKQVQSLTGRIAALNRFVSKSSDRCKEFFKAIKLAGKDFIWTSECEEAFKRIKEQLGHPPMLSKPLEGENLILYLAVSEYSISAVLVREEDGQQSPVYYVSKRLHDAETRYTSMEKLVYALILASRKLRPYFQAHRVEVRTAYPLRQVLHKPESSGRMLKWAVELGQFDLEYVPRTAIKGQALADFLLEFDSEIDDKALVMLYPPHAEESLEEFPHPWWILHVWNPLQAGLRQWKTI from the exons atgggggatactcttaacagTTTTAACTCAAGACTGAACACGGTGGAGCGTCGAAGGACGAGGAGAGGTCGTCGTTTCCCCCGTCACGGTCATGCCTTGGGGAAAGCCCCTGTAGTTGAGGGAGATACCCAGGGGAGCGGGGATAACCCGCGAATCACTCCGCGGCGTTTGCAATATTCTGACGATGTAGAACCTATTGTAGAGCTTGCGGACGAGGACACTGAAGGCAGAGAAAGGCCTCACCTGGGCAACCAGGTAGTGCCACACCCGCATAGGTCTGGAcgtacgatggacgagcgtcgCCGTGTGGAGAACGCTCAAAGCCAAGACGAGGAAGGAAGGGATCTTTCAACCTTGAAGAAgaggcttggcataag GAGAGGTGGCGCGCACTCCGCTGGAGAAGCCCCCGCCGTTATTCCCGTAGCTTCTCACAGCGTTACTGGTAATGGGTCTGGAGCGCGTCCTCATGACCAGGACGGCGGGCGGACTCAAGTAAGAATGCAGAATAATGATGAAATTCCGCGACACGGTCAGGATGAACCTCGTGTACGGGAAAACATTCAGAACCAAAATGGTAATATGCCACCGCCGCAGCCTCAAGGTGAGGGGCGGCGAGATCCTCCGCCGCACCCGGGGGGTAATCAAGGGGAATTTCAGCAAGTCGCAGAGCAACCCCAGCAgcctaatgttcaaaccattcctggggTAGGGACGTTTAATGTGAACGACCTCAAGCGGTTActcaaccatcttgagggaggaaga GCGCAATTGCCCGCGGGATACCGGAACACAACCAACGACTTGCGTTTCCACGGGAACTCTGATCCTGTAGAGTTCTTGGGGCGTTTTAACATTgaaatggatgtatatcaagtacctgatttggctcGATGCCGTCTCTTGGCAGCCACTTTCAGAGAAGGTGCTCAGCAGTGGTTCCAAAAGCTTGGTCCAGGTGTAATTACAtcctgggaacagatgaaaactttgttttTGACACAATTTCAAGCCGCGGTGAAGTACACACCACCTGTTACCACGCTGGCTAATGTGAAACAAAAGGAAGGAGAAAGTTTGACTTCATATTTCAAGAGGTTTAACGCAGAATCTACTTTGGTGAGGGGTGCAACTGACGAAACGTTGAAAATATTGCTTATAGCTGGGTTGCGTGTGGGGACGGATTTCTGGAAACACCTACAAGGGAAAGACCCAGTGTCATTGGCAGATGTGCTCGCACAAGCGGAGTCGTTCAAAGCAATCGAGCAGTCGCTtgcagaaacaaaaaagaatgaTGATACCTATAACTCCAAGGGGCGATCCAAGAGAAGGGACAGATCT cccgaccgtctaacttcatggcaAAGCAGAGATAAAAAGAAGTACTGTGACTACCATGAGTCTACTGGCCATGACACCCACGAGTGTCGTCACTTGCGGGATGagattgaggaattgatcaaggctggACACCTAGGAGAGTGGATCGACAAGGTGAAGCGACGCAGGGGACTTGATGACAAGGGTAAAGATGAAAGACAACCCCCGCGGGCGGAGGATGTTGAGAAAACGGCGGAGGTCAAGTTTCAGAGGGCCGGCAGCATcagggcaatttttggaggacaccctttTGTTGGTGACAGTAATCGAGCACTTGAAAGAAACGCGAGAGAAGCGCGACATCCACCGCTCACTAACATCCACAGCTTGGAAGATAGACCCCCGAAGGTCTTTAAGGGGGAGTCCGCTGATATTACATTCAGGGAAAAAGAATCTAGGTGGGTGCATCATCCTCACAACGATGCGCTGGTGATTACCATGCTTATTGGGGCAATGAACGTACATCGAGTGTTCCTGGATAATGGGAGTTCTACAAACATCTTGTACTATAGCACCTACAAAAAGCTGGGTTTCCCAGATAGTGACATGTATTTCGAAGATGCGCACGTCTATGGCTTTACGGGGGAAGCAGTGAGAGTTATGGGCTCAGTCAGACTTCCCGTCACGCTTGGGGAAGGGGCTTTGTCGGTTACTCAAATGATAGATTTTAAGGTGCTAGATCAGGATTCCGCGCACAACGTACTGGTCGGCAGACCTTGGTTGCGTgcgttcagggtgataacctcgatacaccacttgatgataaagttcccgACGCCAAACGGAGTTGGCAGCCTGAGAGGGTCACAGTATGAGTCACGTgactgctatcacaaggctgtCAAGGAATTTCGCAGAAGAAGGTATGAAGGGAAAGGTCTCCCAGTTGAAGATGTAAAAGATATTCATACAAAACCGGGTGGAGAGGTCCATGCCCACTATTTTGTTGAAAATCCCGGAAAGGAAGAAACCAATACCTCTGGGAACTCTTTTGTGATGCAGGGACGTATTTCGAAAATCCGTAGTGTAGAAGAAGTGGTGGCGAGTCACACAGGGGGAATCATGCGGAAAGAGGTTAACGGGGAAAAGTTGGAAGGGAGAAGTGAGATTTTGCAAGGTCTCGGCGATAACTGCAaggttgatgctcctcaaaaGAAGGATGCGCCCTTGAATGAagttgaggttgatgctcctccaaaCGAGGACGCGCCCTCAGGTGAAAAAGTGGAAATTGAAgacccccgagactttgatttcgatttggatcccaggatccctatgccTATTGAAAAAACGGGACcggccgaagacacaatatctatTCCAGTTGATAAAAATGACCCAAGCAGGGTTTTGAAAGTGGGATCTCAGTTGGATGAGGAGATGAGAGGAGGTCTTACCCGCTTTCTAATTGCAAACCTCGATGTtttcgcatggagtcattcagataTGATAGGGATCGACCCGGAAGTAATGTGTCACCGTTTGAATATCCTCCCGAATTGCAAGGGCATACGCCAGAAACGCCGCCCA CGGCtggtaaacatgatgttcaaaGACCAAATCGGGAGAACCATGGAAGTGTATGTAGACGATATGCTGGTGAAATCTAAGGTGACAACTGACCATATCAAGCACCTGACGGAGATGTTTAATATCTTGAGGAGGTTTCGTATGAAATTAAATCCGCAAAAATGTGTGTTCGGCGTGGAATCGGGAAAGTTTCTCGGGTTCATTGTCAACcacaggggaattgaggccaaccccgcgAAGATCAAGGCATTGTTGGATATGAAGTCACCTACCAATGTGAAACAGGTGCAGAGTTTGACTGGGAGAATCGCCGCGTTAAATCGATTTGTTTCCAAGTCGTCTGATAGATGCAAGGAGTTTTTCAAGGCGATTAAATTAGCTGGGAAAGACTTTATATGGACGTCAGAATGTGAAGAggctttcaaaagaatcaaggagcaaCTGGGACATCCTCCCATGTTGTCAAAGCCATTGGAGGGGGAAAATCTAATACTGTACCTCGCAGTGTCTGAATATTCGATCAGTGCGGTTCTGGTAAGAGAGGAAGACGGGCAACAATCACCAGTGTACTACGTGAGCAAGCGGTTACACGATGCGGAAACTCGCTACACAAGTATGGAGAAACTGGTTTACGCCCTGATTCTTGCGTCAAGAAAATTGCGGCCGTATTTTCAAGCCCATAGAGTTGAAGTTCGTACAGCATACCCGCTGCGGCAGGTCCTGCACAAACCAGAGTCATCAGGCAGAATGCTGAAATGGGCCGTGGAGCTGGgacagtttgatttggaatatgtGCCTCGAACAGCGATAAAAGGGCAAGCCTTAGCCGATTTCTTGCTGGAATTTGATTCTGAAATTGATGATAAAGCTTTGGTGATGCTATATCCACCTCATGCCGAGGAGTCTTTGGAGGAGTTTCCGCAtccttggtggatcttgcat gtttggaatcccttacaagctgGTCTCCGACAATGGAAAAcaatttga
- the LOC141686032 gene encoding uncharacterized protein LOC141686032 produces the protein MVPVEVGSGSLRRDCYGKEDAEVNQRLHLDLLEETRENSQLRLAAYQQRVARYYNKKVKGQLLKVGDLVLRKVMPNTKNPQHGVFGANWEGPYIIKSILWKGTYHLEDMDGKLIPRAWNAEHLRKYYQ, from the coding sequence atggtccccgtggaaGTTGGATCGGGATCACTTCGCAGAGACTGTTACGGGAAAGAGGACGCtgaggttaatcaaaggcttcatttagATCTCTTAGAGGAGACGAGGGAAAATTCTCAGCTAAGGCTAGCAGCATATCAGCAGCGCGtcgcaaggtattataacaagaaggtaaaagGACAGTTGCTGAAGGTGGGGGATTTGGTACTTAGGAAAGTGATGCCCAATACGAAGAACCCccaacatggagtgtttggagctaattgggaaggaccgtacatAATAAAGTCTATCCTGTGGaaggggacttatcaccttgaagacATGGACGGGAAGCTGATTCCGCGAGCTTGGAATgcggaacatctccgaaagtattaccAGTAA